One Danio rerio strain Tuebingen ecotype United States chromosome 9, GRCz12tu, whole genome shotgun sequence genomic region harbors:
- the LOC141376189 gene encoding uncharacterized protein isoform X3 translates to MSVFLHGALTGVKGKDPLALENVGLPAPENKGPPPLVGKDSAFESVGPPALEGEVPPALEGEGPPALEGEGPPALEGEGPAALEGEGPPALEGEVPPALEGVGPPALEGEVPPALEGVGPPALEGVGPPALEGVGPPTLEGVGPPTLEGEGPPTLEGEGLPTLEGEGPPTLEGVGPPTLEGEGPPTLEGEGPPTLEGEGPPTLEGEVPPALEGVGPPALEGVGPPALEGGGPPALEGGGPPALEGGGPPALEGGGSTNA, encoded by the exons ATGTCCGTTTTCCTCCATGGGGCATTAACTGGTGTAAAAGGCAAGGACCCACTGGCTCTTGAGAATGTTGGTTTGCCAGCACCCGAAAACAAGGGTCCGCCGCCACTTGTGGGCAAGGACTCAGCATTTGAGAGCGTGGGTCCACCAGCGCTTGAGGGTGAGGTTCCGCCGGCGCTTGAGGGTGAGGGTCCGCCGGCGCTTGAGGGCGAGGGTCCGCCGGCGCTTGAGGGCGAGGGCCCGGCGGCGCTTGAGGGCGAGGGTCCACCGGCGCTTGAGGGTGAGGTTCCGCCGGCGCTTGAGGGCGTGGGTCCACCAGCGCTTGAGGGTGAGGTTCCGCCGGCGCTTGAGGGTGTGGGTCCGCCGGCGCTTGAGGGCGTGGGTCCGCCGGCGCTTGAGGGCGTGGGTCCGCCAACGCTTGAGGGCGTGGGTCCGCCAACGCTTGAGGGCGAGGGCCCGCCAACGCTTGAGGGCGAGGGCCTGCCAACGCTTGAGGGCGAGGGCCCGCCAACGCTTGAGGGCGTGGGTCCGCCAACGCTTGAGGGCGAGGGCCCGCCAACGCTTGAGGGCGAGGGCCCGCCAACGCTTGAGGGCGAGGGCCCGCCAACGCTTGAGGGCGAGGTTCCGCCGGCGCTTGAGGGCGTGGGTCCTCCGGCGCTTGAGGGCGTGGGTCCGCCGGCGCTTGAGGGCGGGGGTCCGCCGGCGCTTGAGGGCGGGGGTCCGCCGGCGCTTGAGGGCGGGGGTCCGCCGGCGCTTGAGGGCGGGG GGTCCACCAATGCTTGA
- the LOC141376189 gene encoding uncharacterized protein isoform X2, which yields MSVFLHGALTGVKGKDPLALENVGLPAPENKGPPPLVGKDSAFESVGPPALEGEVPPALEGEGPPALEGEGPPALEGEGPAALEGEGPPALEGEVPPALEGVGPPALEGEVPPALEGVGPPALEGVGPPALEGVGPPTLEGVGPPTLEGEGPPTLEGEGLPTLEGEGPPTLEGVGPPTLEGEGPPTLEGEGPPTLEGEGPPTLEGEVPPALEGVGPPALEGVGPPALEGGGPPALEGGGPPALEGGGPPALEGGGPPALEGGGPPVLEGGGPPALEGRGSAGA from the exons ATGTCCGTTTTCCTCCATGGGGCATTAACTGGTGTAAAAGGCAAGGACCCACTGGCTCTTGAGAATGTTGGTTTGCCAGCACCCGAAAACAAGGGTCCGCCGCCACTTGTGGGCAAGGACTCAGCATTTGAGAGCGTGGGTCCACCAGCGCTTGAGGGTGAGGTTCCGCCGGCGCTTGAGGGTGAGGGTCCGCCGGCGCTTGAGGGCGAGGGTCCGCCGGCGCTTGAGGGCGAGGGCCCGGCGGCGCTTGAGGGCGAGGGTCCACCGGCGCTTGAGGGTGAGGTTCCGCCGGCGCTTGAGGGCGTGGGTCCACCAGCGCTTGAGGGTGAGGTTCCGCCGGCGCTTGAGGGTGTGGGTCCGCCGGCGCTTGAGGGCGTGGGTCCGCCGGCGCTTGAGGGCGTGGGTCCGCCAACGCTTGAGGGCGTGGGTCCGCCAACGCTTGAGGGCGAGGGCCCGCCAACGCTTGAGGGCGAGGGCCTGCCAACGCTTGAGGGCGAGGGCCCGCCAACGCTTGAGGGCGTGGGTCCGCCAACGCTTGAGGGCGAGGGCCCGCCAACGCTTGAGGGCGAGGGCCCGCCAACGCTTGAGGGCGAGGGCCCGCCAACGCTTGAGGGCGAGGTTCCGCCGGCGCTTGAGGGCGTGGGTCCTCCGGCGCTTGAGGGCGTGGGTCCGCCGGCGCTTGAGGGCGGGGGTCCGCCGGCGCTTGAGGGCGGGGGTCCGCCGGCGCTTGAGGGCGGGGGTCCGCCGGCGCTTGAGGGCGGGGGTCCGCCGGCGCTTGAAGGCGGGGGTCCGCCGGTGCTTGAGGGCGGGGGTCCGCCGGCGCTTGAAG GGCGAGGTTCCGCCGGCGCTTGA
- the LOC141376189 gene encoding uncharacterized protein isoform X1, whose product MLVCQHPKTRVRRHLWARTQHLRAWVHQRLRVRFRRRLRVRVRRRLRARVRRRLRARARRRLRARVHRRLRGEGPPTLEGEGLPTLEGEGPPTLEGVGPPTLEGEGPPTLEGEGPPTLEGEGPPTLEGEVPPALEGVGPPALEGVGPPALEGGGPPALEGGGPPALEGGGPPALEGGGPPALEGGGPPVLEGGGPPALEGEGPPMLEGEGPPALEGVGPPTLEGEVPPALEGEGPPMLEGEGPPMLEDPLALKGECSPRLVDEGSLVLGNKDSRKPKNEVSKVIEKTGSIRTEKSKSEKIENKDSPNSKDESSEQVVSKLVKGSGTGLKIAVVWH is encoded by the exons ATGTTGGTTTGCCAGCACCCGAAAACAAGGGTCCGCCGCCACTTGTGGGCAAGGACTCAGCATTTGAGAGCGTGGGTCCACCAGCGCTTGAGGGTGAGGTTCCGCCGGCGCTTGAGGGTGAGGGTCCGCCGGCGCTTGAGGGCGAGGGTCCGCCGGCGCTTGAGGGCGAGGGCCCGGCGGCGCTTGAGGGCGAGGGTCCACCGGCGCTTGAGG GGCGAGGGCCCGCCAACGCTTGAGGGCGAGGGCCTGCCAACGCTTGAGGGCGAGGGCCCGCCAACGCTTGAGGGCGTGGGTCCGCCAACGCTTGAGGGCGAGGGCCCGCCAACGCTTGAGGGCGAGGGCCCGCCAACGCTTGAGGGCGAGGGCCCGCCAACGCTTGAGGGCGAGGTTCCGCCGGCGCTTGAGGGCGTGGGTCCTCCGGCGCTTGAGGGCGTGGGTCCGCCGGCGCTTGAGGGCGGGGGTCCGCCGGCGCTTGAGGGCGGGGGTCCGCCGGCGCTTGAGGGCGGGGGTCCGCCGGCGCTTGAGGGCGGGGGTCCGCCGGCGCTTGAAGGCGGGGGTCCGCCGGTGCTTGAGGGCGGGGGTCCGCCGGCGCTTGAAGGTGAGGGTCCACCAATGCTTGAGGGCGAGGGTCCGCCGGCGCTTGAGGGCGTGGGTCCGCCAACGCTTGAGGGCGAGGTTCCGCCGGCGCTTGAAGGTGAGGGTCCACCAATGCTTGAGGGCGAGGGTCCACCAATGCTTGAAGACCCGCTGGCACTTAAAGGTGAATGCTCACCAAGGCTTGTGGACGAAGGCTCACTGGTACTGGGAAACAAGGACTCAAGAAAACCAAAAAATGAGGTTTCCAAAGTAATAGAAAAAACTGGTTCTATAAGAACAGAAAAATCAAAGTcagaaaaaattgaaaataaggaTTCCCCCAACTCTAAAGATGAATCCTCCGAACAAGTTGTTTCAAAACTAGTCAAGGGTTCAGGCACTGGTTTGAAGATAGCTGTGGTATGGCACTGA